DNA from Selenomonadales bacterium:
TCATCGACTTTTCCTTGAACTCCGTCGCCTTGAACTCGGTTCTGCGATCAGTATAGATAACAGGAACCGATTTACCCAAACGAATACAATACAGCTTGAACGCAATGACCACTAACACGATCAATGCCACTACAAAGCACAAAAATTCCAACATAATAATATCCCTCCGATTTTATTTTTCCGTCATGCTTTCTTCGCGTGACGGCAATTGTACTTTTTTAAAGATCACATTTTCACCCTCAATGATAAGATGCGCCAACTCTTCGCTCTTATCAAGATTCGCCGTGAAACAAAGCTCGGCTTTCCCGACACCGTCTTGTTTGAGAAGACCGTGTTCTGCCAATACACGCTTCGCCTCACGTGCCGTTGCCTCGGCAGGATCAACGAGTGCTACCTTATCACCGAGCACACGACGGATCGCACCTGCAATGTACGGATAATGCGTACACCCAAGCACGAGCGCATCAACGCCTGCCTCCTGCATTGGAAGTGCAACTTCGCGAACAGCTTCTTCTACCAGCTCATCGTCGATGTGACCGTCTTCAATGAGCGGAACGAATCTCGGACAAGGTGTCGGATATATTTCAGCCTCACAAGACAGTGCTTTCAGCGCAGCCTCATGCGAACCGCTGGCGATCGTAGCACGTGTCGCCATCACTCCGACTTTCTTCGCCGTCGAACGGCTCAATGCTTCTGCGATCCCCTTATCCATTCCGACAAGCGGAAACGGATACTTACCGACAGCCAGGTGATAACCATGCGCCGTCATCGTATTGCAAGCAAATACCGCGATCTTCACACCGCGTTTTTGCATAAACGTCAATATCTCATGCATAAATTCAATAATTTCGGGAATCGTCTTACAGCCATACGGCATACGTGCCGTATCGCCCAAATACAGGATATCTTCCTGCGGCATCTGTCGGCGCAATTCCTTCACTACAGTCAGACCGCCGACCCCCGAATCAAAGACCCCGATCGGTCCGTTTGCTCTAGGCAACCTCAATTCCCCCTAACGTTCTGCCTTATCAAGTGCGGCAAGCTGTGCCAGCTTGTCATAATATTTGGCAGGCAATCGAATGATCTTGCCTTCCTTATTTGTAAATACATTCTGTGTACGGCCTGTCGCCAACACCGCATCGTCAGACAGACGGCGTATTGTATACGTAAACACCATCTTTACGGGCGTAATCGCTTCGGCGATCGTCTCGATCGCAATCTCATCATCAAACCGTCCCGACGAACGATATTTACAACTGACATCCGTGATCGGAAACACGATACCTTCTTCCATCAACGGATTCAAATAAACATCTGCTTCTTTCAAATAGGCAACGCGCCCCATCTCGAACCAACGCAGATAATTGGCATGATGCACCACACCCATCGCATCTGTTTCCACAAAGCGAACACGATCTCTAATCTCAACCAACCCGGTCACCAGCCTTCTTTTCCGCGTATCTTCAGTCTACTTTTATCACAACAAAAAGCATATCATTTCACGCTTAATATACTCCACTTATTGTACTTTTATCTGTTTCATTTGTCAATTCTTTGCAGGGAATAAGTTCCCATTTTTGAACCATTTTCTGACATCAGCCTTCTCGCAAAAAGAAAAAGCCGACAAAATTTGTCGGCCATGTTATCTGTTCATAATGCGCATCTTATTCAGCAGTATCTTCGTGTGCTCGATCACATGCAAAATAACCAGTACAGTCGCCGCATACCCACCGTAAATATGGATCCGTTTGACGATACCGCGACCGGGGCGTTCCACCAAATGAAAGTCAAGGATATATCCCGTCACCAACACCGCAAGCATTGATATCAGAAGCAATATATCGATTCCGACCTGCCATTTTACTCGCTTCATTACCGCACCTCATTTCACAGTGATATCATCAATATTATTTTACCACATATCCATCTGTTCGTGCAGTCGATACAGCAATCTCTTAGGATCATTTGTTTGCATCGCCGACGACATGATACAGATACCTGCAACACCTGTACCTTTCAGCAAACGCACATTTTCTTCGGTGATACCGCCGATCGCATGGACAGGTATCCGAACAGCACGGCAGACCTCATGAAGAAAATCCGTCCCACGCCCTGCCATGCCTCGCTTGCAGTTTGTCGCAAAGATATGCCCTGCCACCAGATAGTCTGCTCCCCACGCTTCTGCTTCACGCGCTTCTTCCGCCGAATGTACCGATACACCAACCGAATGCCAATCATTTTTTCGCAAGCGGCATCGCATCACGGGCAGCGGAAGATGTATCCCAGAACAATTTGCCTCCGCGAAAGAGTGCAA
Protein-coding regions in this window:
- the murI gene encoding glutamate racemase; translated protein: MPRANGPIGVFDSGVGGLTVVKELRRQMPQEDILYLGDTARMPYGCKTIPEIIEFMHEILTFMQKRGVKIAVFACNTMTAHGYHLAVGKYPFPLVGMDKGIAEALSRSTAKKVGVMATRATIASGSHEAALKALSCEAEIYPTPCPRFVPLIEDGHIDDELVEEAVREVALPMQEAGVDALVLGCTHYPYIAGAIRRVLGDKVALVDPAEATAREAKRVLAEHGLLKQDGVGKAELCFTANLDKSEELAHLIIEGENVIFKKVQLPSREESMTEK
- a CDS encoding acyl-CoA thioesterase yields the protein MVEIRDRVRFVETDAMGVVHHANYLRWFEMGRVAYLKEADVYLNPLMEEGIVFPITDVSCKYRSSGRFDDEIAIETIAEAITPVKMVFTYTIRRLSDDAVLATGRTQNVFTNKEGKIIRLPAKYYDKLAQLAALDKAER
- a CDS encoding DUF4405 domain-containing protein, with the protein product MKRVKWQVGIDILLLISMLAVLVTGYILDFHLVERPGRGIVKRIHIYGGYAATVLVILHVIEHTKILLNKMRIMNR
- a CDS encoding thiamine phosphate synthase encodes the protein MCSITVVTNRHLCREDFLTRVESLAAGGADRIILREKDLSADEYRRLAKRVLAVCAPYRTECILHSFAEANCSGIHLPLPVMRCRLRKNDWHSVGVSVHSAEEAREAEAWGADYLVAGHIFATNCKRGMAGRGTDFLHEVCRAVRIPVHAIGGITEENVRLLKGTGVAGICIMSSAMQTNDPKRLLYRLHEQMDMW